A region of Flavobacterium album DNA encodes the following proteins:
- a CDS encoding DUF6629 family protein has protein sequence MCISSSASFTLAVLLAALGAASIGKARQRIELLFACIPLIFAIQQFAEGLIWVSMGNLSLYRLRTDLAYFYLFVAESVWPVLIPLALLLPERDRVRRNILRMLLIIGIFTSLYLAFYLFTYSVGVTVADCHIRYMQHQHSPYHIMASLPYLFAILAPFWVSGIRGMYRLAVALTLSYLAAKVLYDRDFVSAWCFFAAVISGFIYWIFASGNGAAQGLQQLNNHDKYENR, from the coding sequence ATGTGCATCTCATCTTCTGCAAGCTTTACGTTGGCAGTCTTACTGGCAGCCCTGGGCGCAGCTTCCATAGGAAAGGCAAGGCAGCGGATTGAACTGCTTTTTGCCTGCATACCCCTAATTTTCGCAATCCAGCAATTCGCCGAGGGCCTTATATGGGTCTCGATGGGAAACCTTTCGCTTTACCGCTTAAGGACAGACCTTGCTTATTTTTACCTTTTTGTGGCTGAATCGGTCTGGCCGGTATTGATCCCCTTAGCACTGCTGCTGCCGGAACGGGACAGGGTGCGCAGGAATATTCTCCGCATGCTTCTTATCATCGGCATTTTTACCTCCCTTTATCTGGCTTTTTACCTGTTTACTTATAGCGTGGGAGTAACCGTTGCGGATTGCCATATCCGGTACATGCAGCACCAGCATTCTCCTTACCATATCATGGCAAGCCTGCCTTACCTGTTTGCCATCCTTGCCCCGTTCTGGGTTTCCGGCATCAGGGGTATGTATCGTCTGGCTGTAGCTCTAACACTGTCGTACCTTGCAGCAAAAGTACTGTACGATCGTGATTTCGTATCGGCCTGGTGCTTTTTTGCAGCCGTAATCAGCGGATTCATCTATTGGATATTTGCTTCGGGCAATGGGGCCGCGCAAGGGCTACAACAACTAAATAATCATGATAAATATGAAAACAGATGA
- a CDS encoding BON domain-containing protein → MKTNEELQYDVQLALGYEPLLHAAEIGVSVSDGIVTLSGIVDSLAKKTEAEHAAKSVAGVRAVVDEVSVHIGKRDFADDIDIARDAVRMLQGSLIIPQDALTVTVEDGWLTLEGTLHWNYQREHACHLVKDLPGVRGVTNEIRLGKELAEKVDSDQVVRAMRRHWSIDADEIEVEVHGTAVELKGTVCSLYQKEEAEKLAYKTPGVTKVINNLVVNLEQPYLC, encoded by the coding sequence ATGAAAACAAATGAAGAATTGCAATACGATGTGCAGCTGGCGCTGGGTTACGAGCCGTTGCTCCATGCTGCGGAAATCGGAGTAAGCGTTAGCGACGGGATCGTAACGTTAAGCGGCATTGTAGACTCCCTTGCTAAGAAAACAGAGGCGGAACATGCCGCAAAGTCTGTTGCAGGGGTAAGGGCGGTGGTGGACGAAGTGTCGGTACACATTGGCAAACGCGATTTTGCCGATGATATCGATATTGCCAGAGATGCTGTAAGGATGCTTCAAGGGAGCCTTATCATTCCCCAGGATGCCCTCACGGTAACAGTTGAGGATGGTTGGCTGACACTGGAGGGAACCCTTCATTGGAACTACCAGCGTGAGCATGCCTGCCACCTGGTAAAAGACCTGCCGGGCGTAAGGGGCGTGACCAATGAGATCAGGCTGGGGAAGGAGCTGGCTGAAAAGGTGGATAGCGACCAGGTGGTCCGGGCCATGCGCAGGCACTGGTCGATTGATGCCGATGAAATAGAAGTAGAAGTGCATGGCACGGCTGTGGAGCTTAAGGGTACGGTATGCTCGCTCTACCAAAAGGAAGAAGCGGAAAAGCTCGCCTACAAGACCCCTGGGGTGACAAAGGTTATCAATAACCTTGTCGTGAACCTTGAACAGCCTTACCTATGTTGA